Below is a genomic region from Muntiacus reevesi chromosome 19, mMunRee1.1, whole genome shotgun sequence.
TatagaaagtaaaaaatttaGTGGTTTGGGCTTGTGTTTATGCTTAAGCATGGTCTTAATGGCCATATCTACAATACAAGTAGTGAGCAAACAGATTTCATATAATAAATTAAGTTTATTGCTGAATTTTCCCGTAtcatagaaatttttttaaaaaacactgaaatttcACAAATTATTGAGAGCCCAACAGTTacatactttattaaaaaaaagtacaaaagtgACATTAGAAATGTTTTTTGAAGAAAAGTATATCCTTAATAGCAAAGAAATACGAGTCCAGACAATAAATGCCACAAAGCCAGCGCTTAAAGGGGCATTCAGTCACCACCCACACATCACTGTCTGAGTTTCTAGATAGATTCAGTTTGAGGAGTTACACAGTCTGTTTCTGAACTAGcctgtcttgtttttgcctcCCTTTTGTAAGAAAAGAgctaggtcttcactgctgcgggGACTAAATACTGCACATGCCTTGCAGAATAAGGAGGGGCCAACCCTTCTCCCCTGGTACCTGAACAAGAGAACAGTTAGTACAGAAACGGCTTTGGCACTTTAACCTGTAACACAACCCCAAACCTCACTAATCAAATATTGCAGCCtcgcatgatttttttttaacaccacatTGTCTCCATACTATTGTATGGACGTTGTTATATATACAGTAATAAAAACCCTTCATTCCAAACAGGTCACATTAAAACACATTCACATAGCTTTCTtcttaattcttagaccagtttctgttttttaaatctaCCTTCTGAAATTGACTTAAGGCTCTAGTTTAATATAAATGGTTTAGTCTTAGTAGGAATCTCTCTTGAGGCTAACGTCACACACCGATGACTCTCTCTTTTGAATCTGTTTCCCCTTGTTGGATGGACGTAGTGTCTTGTCTGGGTAATCCATAGAGATATATAGAGACACAGACAAGAAGAGTACCCAGAGCAAAGGTGAGtgctggaaaggaaaaaaaaaagcttaatctGTATTTGTGCCCTTAAAACTACACCACGACGAtcagtttaaaattttgaagACTTTCAGCTGTGGGTTTACACTATCTGAGTGTATGGAAAATAAATTGTAAGTGTTCTGTATTTTGATGGTAAGGTTTAGAAAAGTAATCAATTGGAgcatcaccccccaccccacacaacaaaaaaaaccaaagtggTGAGGTCAAGGGAGTGACAGTCAGTGACTACATTCTTTTCAAGAACACACGTATCACTGTCTGGGGTCACTGACCAAGAGCACCCCGACATCCCGATATGCGGACTCAGAGCAGTGGAACGTGGATTTCCCGTGACACTGGAAACCTGTTCAAGTTTAGAGTAAGAGGTAGTTGGCAAATTCAGAGTTAGGTGACTAATGATTCAAACCTTTGAGGATTCCTGAAGAGCAAATGAGGTGGTGATTTAATAAGTAAACATATTTTCTGCTAACCTTTTTTTTCTAATCTTAATTCTGAAAATCAGGACATAACTGAGTTACTTGCCCAAAGCAGGCATTATATAACTAAATCTTTGTGTCAAACTGCACGTTCTGTTCAAAACTGAGCCATATTCTATCTTAGGGAGTACAATGGCGGAGTCttaacagctttaaaaaaaaatgtcatgcaGAGAAATGACATGGAGCCATGGGTTTTAATTCATCCCTAACTAAGAAAGACTAGCTTTTCCTTCAGAAAGGGGGGAAGAGGGTAAATTAAATAGAACATCTAGAGCAGGGCCTAGAAATGGTGAGCAGCTGGCTTTATGCGGAACACCGGtgcgccaggcactgttctaataAACACTTCACCTAAAATAACCCCAGGAGACAGGGGATCTTGTTCCCAATTTACAAACACGGAAATGGAGACACGGGTTAAGTAACTTCCCCGTGGCTGTTCCGCTAATAAATGGCACAATCAAGATTGGAACCATACTATCAATTTTTTCCTAAGATACTGATGTTCTTCTATTTGCATTTATAACAAAAgtcagttttaaaatgaaatgtaaacGTAGGCCAGATCTGATTCTTTTACTTAATGTTGATATTTGACAGATTTTCCtcatgtattagtttctggtataaCTGGCAAGTCAGTATCTCTGCTTAAATAATTCAGAAGACAACTAATAGTGGATATGGCTAGGGAAAATTATACTAGAAGGACAAGCACAAAGGAGGTGCCAGAATGCCAGCTACAgtaatgaattttttattttacatattaaatgaaataaagatagctttataaaagaaaatttagatttGGATTGTAGTTTCAAAAGCAGTTTATACCCAAGTCTAAAACAGGAAGGTACAAGCTAAGGGGAAAATGAAAGAAGTTTCACTGTTCTTCCCTCAAAACGAAAGCCCAGTTCACTGCAGCCCCTGTGTAAGGAAGCACTCGCTCAGGCCGGGCTGCCCCTCTGCCGTCCACACTGCACTCCTGGGCGGCCTTGCGCGCGAGCCTGCGGAACAGGAGGGCCCCGCCTGCAGAAACGCTCCTCCCACGGAGCGCCTGCCCACTCTCATGCAAGTAGCACCCTCGGTTTAAGCTCTGGAACCACTGAAGTAACCAAGTCCCGTGAACCCCACATTCCACACAGATACGAACTGCTGCACTTAAATAAATGACaatgataaataaatgataaatgacaGCAAAACTAAGCAATTTCTGTAAACACTGTAAGCAACTGCCATATTTAATAAAAGATGAACCAAGGAAGTGAGAAGCTCCTCCCTGTCAAAAACTTACAGTACAAACTAAGACATACTTATCTGTAATCCGAACAGCATCACTGAAGCAATGGTCGAAAGGACGATGGCAGCTGCCGCAGAAAAGCCTTTCATGATGTTGTCTGTGTATTTGACCACAATGGACGTGTAGAGGCCTCCAACGCTGGCGAGCACTTGTGTacggaaagaaagaaaatcttacaCTCAAAGGAAACATTCTGACGTGGGACACTTTTCACCCTCAGAGATGCCACGCTAATTTACCTTGGAAAACGCTGTTTGCCTCAGACGCAGCCGTCTGAGAGTTTGTGCTAAAAGTTGAGTCGTAGTTCCTACAAAACATTTTCAGTGCCCAAAGGGCTACGTACTCTACTAAACCGTACACCCTTATTGCTAACGCGTTAGGTACTTTTGATTGTGAAGGCAAAAATTGCTTTGGGATAGCTTTGCCACAAAAGTAAgtcaataaaatcaaaattacatTTTCAAGCTGGTATTCTCAGTATCAAAGGAACAACTTAAAAATGCTATAAAGGTTTAAATGACATCTAACttttattacatataatatatattctatattatatatactatattattatattgttaatatttttttttaaaaagatctaccTAGAACCTTTAATTCCTGGATACTTACAGATGACAAACCAGACATAATATGTGTAACCAAAGAAAaatcctttttctttaatttcagctCCGTCTGACAAGTAGACGCCAACTAATGTCACAACAATCCCCGATAGATACATCTGAATGTTTCTCACCCAAAGGGAAGTGTCTGAactctttaaaactttttcaaaatataCTCCTGAAAGAAAAGTATGCAAATATGAAATAGAtattattagaaattaaaatatctttcacttagaataaaaATCTAAAGATATGAAGTATATGATTTAGGAAAAACATTTCACACATTAATTTAATGCACGTTTGTGGTGCTGGTTATGACACATGGCATACTGAACATCACCAATCTGTATTTTTACAGAAACAGAATTAGTAACCAAGAGGGAGTTTTCTAACCCACATTTAACAGGAAGCTCTCAATGCTGTTACGTTTCTGCCTTTATGACAGCGATGAGCCAGATCACCAAAGCTGTCTACTAATGCCACTGAAACACTCGGCCTGGTCAGCTAGAAAACTACCCTGTTAAGACTCAGTTATCTTAATCATACTCCTGTAGTATCTGCTTAATGATGAATACTTTCCACTTTGCAAAATAACCTATATAATCACCACCAGGAATTTTTTTCAGAATAAGTAacacaaccaaaataaaatttacctaGAACTTGCTGAGTGAAGCCACTTTCCTTTAAAACGGGTCCATAGGCCAAGTTTATACACACTGTCAGAAGGAACATGAATTCCCTAACTAGACAGTATGTTTTGTGTATATGTGCGTTTTTCTGCGGTTGATGATCCATAGCTTTTTAAGAACTCCAAAAGAGCACGAAACTTCTCCCTCAAGAAGTCACATGGCACAGCTGTAAGTTCTACACTTAGAGTGATGCGTGTTCAAGGAGAACATTAGAGAGTTTTGTTACAAACGCTAGAGACTGCCACTAGCGCACCATcaactaaaatgaaatgaaaacaaggctttttttttttttgatgaacctATGTTGGAAAGAGCCAGAGAATGGAAACAAACATAATGGCTACTCCTAGTTCTAACTTTgattttcctcatctggaaaagcCATTTAACTGTTCAGTTCTCAGTTACTCCAAGCACAGAGGGGTATTAAACCACCTTCTGTTTCCTCACTTGTGTCCTGACAGGTTGAACTAAACAGAATGCTGGACACACTTTAACTGTTCAAACAGTGCTAAAAATCAAACTGTGTTACTTCCAGTGTAAGTCAGTTTTTGTTTCTGATCTGTTGTTGAAGAATAAAAGTCTAGCACAATGCTGtcattaagtttattcctaaatttAGATCTTCCCCTCTTATCAGATgactagaagagaaaaagattaCTTTCCTAGTCAAAAATAAagtactataaaataaaaaagtcttaACTCTTGAAATagcacaaataaataataaagatatatAGCTATAACTAACTAATATACCCTTTCAGTTTCTTCTCTGTTGGAACTATTTCTAAAACATCTCCTTTCTTATCTTGCACTTAACATTCATACTTTTGTCTCTTCTTGATTCAGTGATGGGTTGCTTTTCCCTTACACACGTGAGTCCAGATTCCATGTTTATCTGACGTTAGTGCTTTTGATTCTTCTCTCCCTTTTTGGCGCTTACTTCTGGGTACTAGGTTTTCCTAGGTATTTGCCACCTCCCTTTGCTCCCTACTCCATAATTCCTAATCTGTTGAAGCAGAGGAAGAAATTGAGATTACCAGGGAAATACAGATAGCAAGCTGGTAACTAACAACCTAAAGCAGCCGAATCTAGCCTGAGGTCAGTGccagaaaaatacaaagaggTACTTGAGCTTTCTGATGACTGACTTATTCCATTTTCAGaggtcttttttcatttattttggggtTCTTAGGTGGACTAGGGATAGTCAACGATGACAAACACATTCTTACATAACTGCAAAAATGAGTAAGGACTGAGATCTAAGCTGAGTTAAAGACTACTACGTGCTCCCTAGAAAAACAGCTTGACAACTGAATCAAGTGCTTTTATGATTTACCTGCAAATCCTGAGCACAGTACAGCAACAGCTATAGCGCCGAATCCTAACAGTGGGTTCTGTTCCACCTGCAAGAGTAATGTTTTAGAAGTTATTCTTAGTGACTAAAAATACAACTCATCCAAGAGACCAAACAAACGAATACAAAACTCTGTTTATAGTTCTACTGAAAGTATGTGTCATCATCAGTCACAGCTTTGTATAGAAGAAGACAGGACCAAACAAATGCCACCCCAGGGCCAGACGAAGTGCTGAAGTTAAAAACATACCAGTCAGATCGCAGCCACAATGGCTGATAACCACGTGCGCCTCCGTCCCAATAACAACGCGCCCGAGCACAGAGCTGTGCAtagcccatcacttcatgggaagtagacggggagacagtggaaactgtcagactttattttttgggggctccaaaatcaccgcagatggtgactgcagccatgaaattaaaagacgcttactccttggaaggaaagttatgaccaacctagatagcgtattaaaaagcagagacattactttgccaacagaggtccatctggtcaaggctatggtttttccagtggtcatgtatggatgtgagagttggactgtgaagaaagctgagaattgatgcttttgaactgtggtgttggagaagactcttgagagtccctggactgcaaggagatccaaccagtccatcctgaaggtggtcagtcctgggtgttcattggaaggactgatgctgaagctgaaactccaatactttggccacctcatgagaagagctgactcactggaaaagaccctgatgctgggagggattgagggcaagtggagaagggaacgacagaggatgagatggctggatggcatcaccgacttaatggacatgggtttgagtaaactctgggagttggtgatggacagggaggcctggcatgctgcgattcatggggttgcaaagagtcagacatgactgagcaactgaactgaagtgaaccgcCTGTCGGCCTTCCCAGGCAgaactagcggtaaagaacccacctgccaaggcaggagacataagagacacgggttcgctccccgggttgggaagatctggaggaaggcgtggcaaccccTCCGGTacccttgccaggagaatcccacggacagaggagcctggtgggctacagtgcacgggtcacaaagactcgaacctgactgaagcaatttagcacgcaaGCAGCAGCCACCACTTCTGACACCACCATGACTCAAGCCCTTATAGCATCAATCGTGGAAATGACGACACTTTGACTTGTTTTATTCCCTATCACCTATGGGATAAAGGACTTGTAAGATTCCAGCTTTACTGAGTTTTTATCAAACATTAATAGCATGGCTTTTACATACCATATACACTATTTTATAAAGTAAATGAATACAGAGGAAGCTGACACACAGCTCTGATTCTTAAATAGCTCGTTGATGTGAGAGAGTGAGAGGCATATATATTCATGACACTTTGCTCACAGATGCAGGCATACGGACCCCCTACCTGTTGTTTCAACTTTATCTCCTCTTTCCTAAACTAACCCTCAGGAGCCTTCATCAGTCTTTGCTCAGAGATCCACGTTATCTGAGTGGCAGCACTCAGGAACTAAGGGTTGAGGACATGACTGTAATGTGACAAGCACACAGCTTGTTCAAAACAAATAAGCCTGATAAAGCAGAGTGGCACTTTAAGGACCTGAGACAGAAAATATCTGCGtgaagataaaagaagaaatagaagatattgtGGACTAATGATCCTCAACGTATGGTCCCTGgaccaacagcagcagcagcgtcacctgttagaaatgaaaattgacagGCAttccccagacctactgaatcataAACTGTTAGCCTCCACCCTCAAAATCTGTTTACCTTCCTGTTAATTCTGATGTACACTGATGTTTCGAGAACCACTGCTATAGACTACAGTGGATAAACATGGATGCTTTCCTAATATAAACTGAAAGACTGGCatagagatgagaaaaaaataatggaaggACACTAGAAAGCTCAGGCTACTAAATACAACGTCTGGCAAATTCTTGGCTTTTCTGCCGGTTTCATCTCTACCGTTAGCAAAAATGGTGACAGACACTGACTGCTTCTCTGGGCTTAAAGAAGTCAGGTGTCACTGGTTAAGGGCATCTTTGATGAATTCTCAATTTATAGGaacactaagaaaaaaaattaaaagtacagtATACAAAACCAAGAGGAACCAACCAGGAATTTTAGTatcaaaaaaaaatggaaagctcAGAATAAGTGGAGGCTtgcaaaaatactttaaaactttGACGAAGGcctttaaaagagaagaaaagagtgtTTCTTTGGCTAGATGACATACTGTTAGCAAGAAAATAAGAGTTACCCAAATCTAGTTCCACTTTCTCTGTcaataatgattttaaatgaatgaatgaatggggagTTAAGTCCAAGATGTGTGGTTTGCTATCATAAAAACACCCACCTAAATTCAGAAGCATCTTGACCAAGAACAGTGCCAAGTCAAGGTGTGTTCACTACGTCTGTGAAGATTACTGGGGCATGGAAACTGTGCCAGAAAATCTGAACTGGGAAATACTGTCCTCATTttcagaaaggcagagagaaggaaaagccgCAGAAATTATCAACAGCAGCTTCAGACGCTGAAGGCAGGCCAGCACACTCACCAAAGCGCAGACTCTGGAGCCACACTGCCTGGGCTCAAGCGAGCTTGAGCTGTGGACCCACTGCGGAGCTTCTCTATCAGTTTCCTCATAGGAAAGTGGAAATAAAGACACACATCTCATATGACTGGTGTGGGCACGAGTGAGTACTGTGAGTTGGAACATTGCTAATAACTAGTGCTGACTGCAGTGTTGTTACTGTTACTGAATGCAAGCAAAATCACACCACAGATGACTTGTAGAGCTTAAAAACTCCAGAGGTcatcacacacacgcacacgcacgcacgcatggTGTGGCTTCCATACgacgaccacacacacacacacacacacacgcacggtGTGTCTTCCATacgacgaacacacacacacacacacacacacgcatggtGTGGCTTCCATACGACGACGCACGCCAAACTGTCTTACTGAAAGGATTCCTAGCTAAGTGATGAGGGGAATTCCACAGAAGTAATGTTCAGTAAGAAATCTGACAGATTTGCATAGTATTTTTGTTACTAAGACAGAAATGGAGTGAGGATAACTAGTTCTATTCATAGCTGAGTGAATGCTCATGTGGCAAAGCGCTAATTAACAGAGTAAAACCAAAAGCTagacccaccaccaccatcaaccaGCCAGGCGTACGGATGAGCCTTGGCGAGTCAGCTGCCTGCAGGCCTGGCTGGTACCTTGCCTGCAACCTCTAATGAGACCCCTCAAGCCCGAATGTCTAAAAGAGGCCAGAGCGCAGGCACCCTTGAATTCCTGATTCATGAAAACTGAGGGATAACAAATGTTTCTTaagcaagagggaaaaaaatagtcaGTGAGAGATCTAAAGGCATGTCCTCAGAACTCTGATCCCGTCTGTCTAAACTTTtcagtgaagacccaggagaCATGCGTGTTGCATCTGCAGAAAGCATAACAACATTTCAGGAAAAGCTAACGACCATAAGGATGCAGAGACCTCAGAGGCTTGAGCATTAACCCAAGGCTAacaagatgggcttaataaatatAAACACACTTGCACTTTGGTTTAGAAGACTGCTGCACAAAACACATCTgagaaaaactgtgtgtgtgtgaaacagcTACTTGTGGTCATATAATCAGTTACAGAATGGATAGCCAcctccaaccaaaaaaaaaaaaaaaaaaccctgatacaACCTTAGGCTGACAGAACAAGTCGAGTTAATTAGCAAACTACAactcagctcagttggtaaagaatctgcctgcaatgcaggagacccaggttcgatccctgggtcgggaagatcccctggaggaggaaatggcaccccactccggtagttacctggagaatcccatgggcagaggagcctggcgggctacaatccgtggggtcgtaagagtcggacacgacttagcaactcaaccacCACCAACACAACGCACGCTACTCAGTCAGCGTCTGGAAATGGTATGAGCTTTGGGGACACACCGAGGAAAAACTGGATAAATGCGTCTAGAAAAGAAGTACAAGGCAGCGCAGGGACAAGCCCGGGGTCACGGAGACCCCAGAAGGCACACTCTAGGAAGCAACAGGTCCTCTCAACAGGGGACAGAAGAAGACACGGAAGGCAGGCTTGTGGCAGCGTTCTCAGACGTGCCAAGGGCCATCATGTGGGGCCGGCAGGGGTCTGAGTTACTCTGACGAGAGCAGGGGACAAGAGGCAGTTACCGAGGCTGCGTTCTGTTCAAGACACGAAAGAGCTTTCTAGTGCTCCAGCAGCCGAATCCTCTGCTTTAGTTTGCGCATTACCTGTGCGAGGTGGACATTTGCTGAACACGTAAAGTGGTCCTGGAAGttcatatttaacttttaagTGTTTGCATTACTTCCCACACAAATTACTTCTCCAATGGTCTACATCCGAGTTACACGTGCAGTGCATGCTTGATCAGCGTTTGAAATGTCACCAAGAATCTAAGCACATTTAAACATCATGTAAAGACAATAAATACTAGTTTAAAACTtactttctgagaaaaaaaattcttccgcCAGGCCAGAAAGTACGTAAAAAGCTGACTTTTTCTACTTTCACAAGCTCTGCATACCTCCCGGGCTGCCTTCCGCTCCTAAAAGACCATGGGCCCGCTTTGGTCACACCACCCTGAACTTCTCTGATCTTGGAGGCCAAGCAGGGCGGgacctggttagtacttggatgggagaaccCATGGTCtatcatttgggaaaaaaatgcagaagGAAGCTCCTGACCTTCAGGTCCTCCACTGTAGTTCTACTTCCTACTTCTCTTTGGGAAAACAACCAATTAAAGcatataatactttaaaaaaaaaatcaggtataTACCTTAACATTTAACTCTTAAACTAAAAGTTGGAAGTGAAGGCACCTCTTGCCCTATTTTAGTTATTATCAATTATCAGGAAAACCACTGCTACTCCCCTACAAGCCCAACTGTTGACGGTGGCTGTATGTCCAAAGCGAGAATTTTTGTGACTGCAGGAGAATCTGAAAATTAGATGGGGAAAACTTTGCCCAATATTTCTGAGAAAACGTAAAAAAGACGCCGAGAAGTTCTGAACATATACACTGCGTGGGAGTTTGCACAGTTTGAGTCACAGGTTAGCTGTTAACTGGAACTTTGGATAAGTTACTTCCTCTCTTTGAAGTTACTTCAATTTTGTTATCCATAAAATGAAGGAGGGGCATTATACTGAGTTTAAGATAACATCCATCTCTAACGTATTTTATGTACAttatcctcttttaaaaaaagaagccagtATTCCTCTCCTTAGCAATAACATTTTCCTAAGGGGCAAAAGGATATGTGTAAGGCAAAGGTTGTTTTCACTCAAAGAAACATAATCAAGCTCCACGCGTCAGCGCGACTGTCTGAGCTGCGTGAGACCTTAGAAAGCGTCCTAGCCTGGTCACATCGAGCATGTCTCTTACCACGACTTTGGTGGCCTGGGCTGGTTCCCACTGCACGAGGGTGACTCCCCCACACAGCATGAAGACGGAAAGCCACTGCAGCTTGCTGAGCGTCCGGTGTAACATGAAGACGGTGCACAGCGCAGTGCAGGGGATCTTCAGCTGGTACGTCACCTGCGAACCAGACGGGGGCGCATGAGCCCGGCGGGCGCCAGACTCCGCGGCAAAGCTATCGGGTATCGGTAACGGCTGAGAAGAACATCTGACAGTGAGAGAAGGGGTGAATAAAAATGCCGCCACCGTAACACATGCCTTCTAAAGACTGCACCTCTCATCACCACCCACCTGGTACACCGCCGC
It encodes:
- the SLC35A1 gene encoding CMP-sialic acid transporter isoform X1; protein product: MAAPRENVNLLFKLYCLAVMTLVAAAYTVALRYTRTSDGELYFSTTAVCITEVIKLLLSVGILARETGNLGRFKASLRENVLGSPKELMKLSVPSLVYAVQNNMAFLALSNLDAAVYQVTYQLKIPCTALCTVFMLHRTLSKLQWLSVFMLCGGVTLVQWEPAQATKVVVEQNPLLGFGAIAVAVLCSGFAGVYFEKVLKSSDTSLWVRNIQMYLSGIVVTLVGVYLSDGAEIKEKGFFFGYTYYVWFVILLASVGGLYTSIVVKYTDNIMKGFSAAAAIVLSTIASVMLFGLQITLTFALGTLLVCVSIYLYGLPRQDTTSIQQGETDSKERVIGV
- the SLC35A1 gene encoding CMP-sialic acid transporter isoform X2, giving the protein MAAPRENVNLLFKLYCLAVMTLVAAAYTVALRYTRTSDGELYFSTTAVCITEVIKLLLSVGILARETGNLGRFKASLRENVLGSPKELMKLSVPSLVYAVQNNMAFLALSNLDAAVYQVTYQLKIPCTALCTVFMLHRTLSKLQWLSVFMLCGGVTLVQWEPAQATKVVVEQNPLLGFGAIAVAVLCSGFAGVYFEKVLKSSDTSLWVRNIQMYLSGIVVTLVGVYLSDGAEIKEKGFFFGYTYYVWFVILLASVGGLYTSIVVKYTDNIMKGFSAAAAIVLSTIASVMLFGLQISSRARPPRSAVWTAEGQPGLSECFLTQGLQ
- the SLC35A1 gene encoding CMP-sialic acid transporter isoform X3: MAAPRENVNLLFKLYCLAVMTLVAAAYTVALRYTRTSDGELYFSTTAVCITEVIKLLLSVGILARETGNLGRFKASLRENVLGSPKELMKLSVPSLVYAVQNNMAFLALSNLDAAVYQVTYQLKIPCTALCTVFMLHRTLSKLQWLSVFMLCGGVTLVQWEPAQATKVVVEQNPLLGFGAIAVAVLCSGFAGVYFEKVLKSSDTSLWVRNIQMYLSGIVVTLVGVYLSDGAEIKEKGFFFGYTYYVWFVILLASVGGLYTSIVVKYTDNIMKGFSAAAAIVLSTIASVMLFGLQIR